A single genomic interval of Oceanibaculum nanhaiense harbors:
- a CDS encoding heavy metal translocating P-type ATPase: MEKVVEFPDRSDSSVADRPSRGGAHIDLSVGGMTCRHCPPMVEKALEGIDGVKAAQVNLSSGTAAIDYDPGQASVGDLAKAIRSAGYSAGTAKTRLLIKNMHCSSCVTRIELALRMTPGVVSARANLGPNAVDVEYQPEVVDFAAIRRAIESAGHKIAEPKPAEIKAAIEEDADPEEAARNQEYRTLMRKFWFAAIVSVPVMGLSYPDLIPGLRDWMPMGSETRRIVWALLGVLTLPVLVWSGSQFFSGMWDGLKHRSANMHTLIAIGVSAAFVYSVVAVAYPAMFPTVALAEVFWDVTSVVIALVVLGLALELKAKGRTSEAIKKLMSLQAKTARVLRDGKEIDLPVEEVVVDDIVIVRPGEKIPVDGELSEGSSAVDESMITGESIPIEKQVGDEVIGGTLNKTGSFQFRATKVGKDTALASIIRMVKDAQGSKAPIQRVVDLVSGYFVPTVMILGILAFVAWYLVGPEPRIIYATIVLVTTLIIACPCALGLATPTSLTVGIGKGAENGILIRSGDALQTSEKLDSLILDKTGTITRGEPALTDVVTAEGSDETEVLRLAASLERGSEHPLGEAIVKGAEDRGIDLTSAEGFAAIPGHGVSGGIDGKNVLLGNAKLMRDRGIEIDALTADWERLATEGKTPMYVAVDGAAAGLVAVADTVKSDSKEAIDLLKKMGIEVVMLTGDNQRTADAIAREVDVDRVLAEVLPDDKAHEVQKLQLEGKRVGMVGDGINDAPALAQADVGFAIGTGTDVAIEASDVTLIKGSLIGVVTAIEISRATMKNVRQNLVGAFGYNTAGIPVAMGVLYPFFGLLLSPLIAAAAMAFSSVTVVTNANRLRFFEPRRAVK, encoded by the coding sequence ATGGAGAAAGTGGTTGAGTTCCCGGATCGCAGTGACAGCTCGGTCGCGGACAGACCGTCCCGCGGTGGCGCGCATATCGACCTTTCGGTAGGCGGCATGACGTGCCGTCATTGTCCGCCGATGGTCGAGAAGGCGCTTGAGGGGATCGATGGTGTCAAAGCGGCGCAGGTGAACCTCTCCTCCGGAACTGCGGCCATCGACTACGACCCCGGTCAAGCCTCAGTCGGCGACCTGGCAAAAGCGATCCGATCCGCCGGCTACAGCGCGGGCACCGCCAAGACGCGTCTCCTGATCAAGAACATGCATTGTTCTTCTTGCGTGACACGCATCGAACTCGCCCTGCGGATGACGCCCGGTGTGGTCTCGGCTCGGGCCAATCTCGGTCCCAACGCGGTCGATGTCGAGTACCAGCCGGAGGTCGTCGATTTCGCCGCGATCCGCAGGGCGATCGAGTCCGCCGGCCACAAGATCGCCGAACCCAAGCCCGCCGAGATCAAAGCCGCCATCGAGGAAGATGCCGATCCGGAAGAAGCGGCGCGCAATCAGGAATACCGTACCCTGATGCGCAAGTTCTGGTTCGCCGCGATCGTTTCGGTCCCGGTGATGGGGCTGAGCTATCCGGACCTGATCCCTGGCCTTCGTGACTGGATGCCGATGGGCAGCGAGACGCGGCGCATCGTCTGGGCGCTGTTGGGCGTGCTGACACTGCCGGTGCTTGTCTGGTCTGGCTCGCAGTTCTTCTCGGGCATGTGGGACGGACTCAAGCACCGGTCCGCCAACATGCACACGCTGATTGCCATCGGCGTCTCGGCGGCCTTCGTCTACTCGGTTGTTGCAGTGGCCTATCCGGCGATGTTTCCGACGGTTGCGTTGGCGGAAGTGTTTTGGGACGTGACGTCAGTGGTGATTGCCCTTGTCGTGCTGGGGCTAGCGCTGGAGTTGAAAGCAAAGGGGCGAACCTCGGAAGCGATCAAAAAGCTGATGAGCCTGCAGGCGAAGACCGCGCGGGTTCTTCGGGACGGCAAAGAGATTGACCTGCCCGTAGAAGAAGTCGTGGTGGATGACATCGTGATCGTGCGGCCGGGTGAGAAGATCCCGGTCGATGGTGAACTGTCCGAAGGGTCGAGCGCGGTCGACGAGTCGATGATCACCGGCGAGTCGATCCCAATCGAGAAGCAGGTCGGCGACGAAGTCATCGGCGGCACGCTGAACAAGACCGGCAGCTTTCAGTTCCGTGCCACCAAGGTTGGCAAGGACACCGCGCTTGCCAGCATCATCCGTATGGTGAAAGACGCACAAGGTTCGAAGGCGCCGATCCAGCGCGTTGTGGACCTGGTCTCGGGCTATTTCGTGCCGACGGTGATGATCCTTGGCATTCTCGCCTTCGTGGCGTGGTATCTGGTGGGTCCGGAGCCCAGAATCATCTATGCGACCATCGTTCTCGTCACGACACTGATCATCGCCTGCCCCTGCGCGCTCGGCCTCGCGACGCCCACCTCGCTGACTGTCGGTATCGGCAAGGGGGCCGAGAACGGCATCCTGATCCGCTCCGGCGATGCGCTCCAAACGTCCGAGAAGCTGGATTCTCTTATCCTCGACAAGACCGGCACCATCACCCGCGGCGAACCGGCACTCACCGACGTGGTTACGGCCGAAGGTTCTGATGAGACGGAGGTCTTGCGTTTAGCCGCGTCCCTGGAGCGCGGCTCCGAACATCCGCTCGGTGAGGCGATCGTCAAAGGCGCGGAGGATCGCGGCATCGATCTGACGAGTGCCGAAGGTTTTGCCGCTATTCCCGGTCACGGTGTGAGTGGCGGTATCGACGGCAAGAATGTGTTGCTCGGTAACGCCAAGCTGATGCGTGATCGCGGCATCGAGATCGATGCCCTGACAGCTGACTGGGAGCGGCTGGCAACCGAGGGCAAGACGCCGATGTATGTCGCGGTCGACGGCGCCGCAGCCGGTCTGGTGGCCGTAGCAGACACCGTCAAGTCGGACTCAAAGGAAGCCATCGATCTCTTGAAAAAGATGGGCATCGAGGTGGTCATGCTCACCGGCGACAACCAGCGCACCGCTGACGCTATCGCGCGCGAGGTGGATGTTGACCGGGTTCTGGCGGAAGTTCTGCCCGACGATAAGGCCCATGAGGTGCAAAAGCTCCAGCTCGAGGGCAAGCGGGTCGGCATGGTGGGTGACGGCATCAACGACGCCCCGGCGCTTGCTCAGGCGGATGTTGGTTTCGCCATTGGCACCGGCACCGACGTGGCGATCGAGGCAAGCGATGTCACCCTAATTAAGGGCAGCCTCATAGGTGTGGTCACGGCCATCGAGATCAGCCGGGCGACGATGAAAAACGTTCGCCAGAATCTCGTCGGCGCTTTCGGTTACAACACCGCCGGAATCCCGGTAGCTATGGGCGTGCTGTACCCGTTCTTTGGGCTGCTGCTGTCGCCCCTGATTGCGGCTGCAGCGATGGCGTTCAGCTCGGTGACCGTCGTCACAAACGCCAACCGCTTGCGCTTTTTCGAACCGAGGAGGGCCGTCAAATGA
- a CDS encoding cupredoxin domain-containing protein: protein MTPDRWIVLIGGLVLVAFIVWFFWLKRAKGVRAAETSGGHQEVMVLVKGGYTPDTIIVRHGKPVRLNFRREETASCSEKVIFADFNKSADLPTGETVRVEFVPDTPGEYEFACAMGMFRGKLVVE from the coding sequence ATGACGCCGGATCGCTGGATCGTTCTTATTGGCGGGCTCGTGCTCGTTGCCTTCATCGTTTGGTTCTTCTGGCTGAAGCGCGCCAAGGGCGTGCGAGCGGCAGAGACCTCCGGCGGGCACCAGGAAGTCATGGTGCTGGTCAAAGGCGGCTACACGCCCGACACCATCATCGTCCGGCACGGCAAGCCGGTGCGCCTTAACTTCCGGCGCGAGGAAACCGCATCCTGCTCGGAGAAGGTCATCTTCGCCGATTTCAATAAGAGCGCCGACCTGCCGACCGGCGAGACGGTGCGCGTCGAGTTCGTTCCCGATACGCCCGGAGAGTACGAGTTCGCCTGCGCAATGGGCATGTTCCGCGGCAAGCTGGTTGTTGAATAG
- a CDS encoding DUF1622 domain-containing protein translates to MIIGSAMEALVTWTIVGLELAALAVIAGGFAWSAGKTFVVYIRDRTEQRYPSFRRELGRSTLIALELLVAADILRSLVLEPSLSNIAVLGALVAIRTFLSFSIDVELDGCWPWERAKARPQGAAEQGTL, encoded by the coding sequence ATGATCATCGGCAGCGCCATGGAAGCCTTGGTCACTTGGACCATCGTCGGTCTCGAACTGGCGGCGCTCGCGGTCATTGCAGGCGGATTTGCGTGGAGCGCCGGGAAAACGTTTGTCGTTTACATCCGTGACAGAACGGAACAGCGCTACCCTTCATTTCGGCGGGAGCTGGGCCGCAGCACGCTGATCGCGCTCGAGCTTTTGGTGGCTGCCGACATATTGCGTTCGCTCGTGCTTGAGCCATCGCTATCGAACATCGCGGTTCTCGGCGCCCTTGTCGCCATCCGCACCTTTCTCAGCTTCTCCATCGACGTGGAACTGGACGGCTGCTGGCCTTGGGAGCGGGCGAAAGCTCGTCCACAAGGGGCGGCGGAGCAGGGGACACTATGA
- a CDS encoding DUF2933 domain-containing protein, which yields MSNRSTQSHPRFWRSRAGIVLLVFLGIAGFLLLYEHRAHVFTGSGILIGLLVFCIGMHLFMHGGHGGHGGGHGHDAPTNPDED from the coding sequence ATGAGTAACCGATCGACGCAATCCCATCCACGGTTCTGGCGTTCGCGCGCCGGTATCGTCCTTCTCGTTTTTCTGGGGATCGCTGGCTTCCTTCTGCTCTATGAGCATCGCGCCCATGTGTTCACGGGAAGCGGCATACTCATCGGCCTGCTCGTCTTTTGTATCGGCATGCATCTCTTCATGCACGGTGGGCACGGCGGCCATGGCGGTGGTCATGGTCACGACGCACCGACAAATCCGGACGAGGACTAA
- a CDS encoding methyltransferase family protein — translation METSSYGLWLLVVINSAIFILFAFSFFKPKTGRDWRSFGAFSAFLVALFTEMYGFPLTIYFLSGWLQTNYPDIDWLAHDSGHLLEILFGWKGNPHFGPFHLLSFVFIGGGFILLSAAWRVLYQAQRSGALAETGPYARIRHPQYVGFVLILIGFLFQWPTILTLAMFPVLLVMYWRLALREEREVEAEMGDAYRRYAARVPRFVPRLQGILGKSAAEQDRP, via the coding sequence ATGGAAACAAGCTCCTACGGTCTATGGCTTCTGGTCGTCATTAACTCCGCGATTTTCATTCTGTTTGCGTTCAGCTTCTTCAAGCCGAAGACCGGCAGGGACTGGCGGTCCTTCGGCGCTTTCAGCGCTTTCCTCGTCGCGCTCTTCACCGAGATGTACGGCTTCCCGCTCACCATCTATTTCCTGTCCGGCTGGTTGCAGACCAATTACCCCGACATCGACTGGCTTGCCCACGATTCCGGCCATCTTTTGGAAATTCTGTTCGGCTGGAAGGGGAATCCGCATTTCGGGCCGTTTCACCTACTGAGTTTTGTCTTCATCGGCGGCGGGTTCATTCTGCTCTCGGCCGCTTGGCGCGTCCTCTATCAAGCGCAGCGGTCCGGAGCGCTGGCGGAGACCGGCCCCTATGCCCGCATTCGCCATCCGCAATATGTCGGCTTCGTCCTGATCCTGATCGGTTTCCTATTCCAATGGCCGACCATCCTCACCCTCGCAATGTTTCCGGTGCTGCTCGTCATGTACTGGCGCCTTGCTCTACGGGAGGAGCGGGAGGTTGAAGCCGAGATGGGTGACGCCTATCGACGCTACGCTGCGCGGGTGCCCCGCTTCGTGCCGCGCCTGCAAGGCATCTTGGGCAAGTCGGCCGCCGAACAGGACCGGCCATGA
- the petA gene encoding ubiquinol-cytochrome c reductase iron-sulfur subunit has translation MEIKRRDFLYVTAGAMATVGTAAALWPFIDSMNPSADVLALSSTELDLAPIQTGQRITVVWRGQPVFIVRRTADEIARARADDGNPDLIDPMADAARVQRPEWLIVVGVCTHLGCVPLGQKSSDPHGKYGGWFCPCHGSVYDTSGRVRRGPAPRNLDVPPYTFLDDLRVRIG, from the coding sequence TTGGAGATCAAACGGCGCGATTTTCTCTACGTTACGGCCGGCGCCATGGCGACGGTCGGCACAGCGGCTGCCCTGTGGCCGTTTATCGACAGCATGAATCCGTCGGCGGACGTTCTTGCCCTGTCATCGACCGAGCTCGACCTCGCTCCCATCCAAACAGGACAGCGCATCACCGTGGTGTGGCGGGGCCAACCGGTGTTCATCGTCCGCCGCACCGCCGATGAGATCGCACGCGCCAGGGCCGATGACGGCAACCCGGACCTGATTGATCCGATGGCGGATGCCGCGCGTGTGCAGCGGCCGGAATGGCTGATCGTCGTGGGTGTCTGCACACATCTCGGCTGCGTGCCACTCGGACAGAAATCGAGTGATCCTCACGGCAAATACGGGGGATGGTTCTGCCCCTGCCACGGGTCCGTTTATGACACGTCAGGCCGCGTCCGGCGGGGACCGGCGCCGCGCAACCTCGACGTCCCGCCCTATACGTTCCTGGACGACTTGCGCGTCCGGATCGGATGA
- a CDS encoding cysteine hydrolase family protein, whose protein sequence is MANRVNRKGNLALLDPGASCLLFIDFDETSPGITLEAPVVSTTHQEVLSKAVELSIPAFVSFMASKEHEHSSSPLDLLILKEARLQRSVINPWKDDRLCQTISEQRRHCLILAGGWPEGSLAQAALGALGEAYDVYVLFDLCNGLLDLQNSPVAARLMQAGVVPLTARQLILEWTDAAGIT, encoded by the coding sequence ATGGCCAACCGGGTCAACAGGAAAGGAAACTTAGCGCTCCTCGATCCGGGGGCTTCTTGCCTGCTGTTCATCGATTTTGACGAAACGTCGCCGGGCATAACGCTCGAAGCGCCAGTCGTGAGCACCACCCACCAAGAGGTTTTGAGCAAAGCGGTCGAGCTTTCCATTCCCGCCTTTGTTTCTTTTATGGCCAGTAAAGAGCATGAACACTCGAGCTCTCCGCTGGATCTCCTCATACTGAAAGAAGCCCGATTGCAGCGATCAGTCATCAATCCATGGAAGGATGACCGTCTCTGCCAAACGATCTCCGAACAGCGGCGACATTGCCTAATTCTCGCGGGTGGGTGGCCGGAGGGCTCTTTGGCTCAAGCCGCCCTCGGCGCATTGGGAGAGGCATACGACGTCTATGTTCTATTCGATTTATGCAATGGACTTCTCGACTTGCAAAACTCTCCGGTTGCAGCCCGATTGATGCAGGCCGGTGTCGTTCCTCTGACAGCGCGTCAGCTCATCCTTGAATGGACCGACGCAGCGGGGATTACTTAA
- a CDS encoding ParB/RepB/Spo0J family partition protein: MTQHQTPRHEIGETVHLPLSKLVMSRENPRKTKPNTADDLLVASIRSRGLLQNLGVRPSDTSAGKYEVRYGGRRLAALRLLTKEGHFTKTQEFPCRIVPSDDADASEEALAENIVREALSPIENAGAKLRH; encoded by the coding sequence ATGACCCAGCACCAGACCCCACGGCACGAAATCGGGGAGACCGTGCATCTCCCGCTTTCCAAGCTCGTGATGTCCCGCGAGAACCCGCGCAAGACCAAGCCGAATACGGCGGACGACCTCTTGGTCGCGTCGATCCGTTCGCGTGGTCTTCTGCAAAATCTCGGTGTGCGTCCGTCCGACACCAGCGCCGGCAAGTACGAGGTCCGCTACGGCGGACGGCGCCTTGCGGCGCTCCGCCTGCTGACCAAGGAAGGCCATTTCACCAAGACGCAAGAGTTCCCGTGCCGGATCGTCCCCAGCGACGACGCCGACGCTTCCGAAGAAGCGCTCGCGGAGAACATCGTCCGTGAAGCCCTGAGCCCGATTGAGAACGCCGGTGCAAAACTCCGCCACTGA
- the istA gene encoding IS21 family transposase: MKGVELYGRVRRAVFVEGMSRREAGRVFGIDRRTVEKMLRFSIPPGYRRKKPVRRPKLDPFVEVIDQILTEDSGRPKKQRHTSKRIFERLRDERGYTGGITIVKDYVHAARQRQREMFVPLAHPPGHAQVDFGEALGVIGGIERKIHFLAMDLPHSDGCFVKAYPAETSEAFCDGHVSAFAFFGGVPLSILYDNTKIAVARILGDGTRKRTRIFSELVSHYLFEDRFGRPGKGNDKGKVEGLVGYCRRNFMVPLPRFASFGDLNTWLEDQCRRRLNDRLRAHDETIGERLERDRAHFQPLPAVAYDACDKRAARVSSLSLVRYRGNDYSVPTAYGHRDVLVRGYVHEVVIACGAEIIARHHRSWETEDFIFDPLHYLALIEKKTNALDQAAPLADWDLPEDFTTLRRLLEARIGKKGKREFVQVLRLLETFTLDDVHAGVRSALERGTIGFDAVKHLVLCRIERRPPRLDMAVYPYLPQARVEVTSARSYMSLLAGAGS, encoded by the coding sequence ATGAAGGGCGTGGAACTATATGGACGGGTCAGGCGAGCGGTTTTCGTCGAAGGCATGAGCCGGCGCGAGGCTGGCCGTGTTTTCGGGATCGACCGCCGCACGGTCGAGAAGATGCTGCGGTTTTCGATCCCGCCCGGATATCGGCGCAAGAAGCCGGTTCGCCGTCCGAAGCTCGATCCGTTTGTCGAGGTTATCGACCAGATCCTGACGGAAGACAGCGGTCGACCAAAGAAGCAGCGCCACACCTCGAAGCGGATCTTCGAGCGGCTGCGTGACGAGCGCGGCTACACTGGCGGCATCACGATCGTGAAGGACTATGTCCATGCCGCCAGGCAGCGCCAGCGCGAGATGTTCGTGCCGCTGGCCCATCCGCCGGGCCACGCCCAGGTCGACTTCGGCGAAGCGCTTGGCGTGATCGGCGGCATCGAGCGCAAGATCCATTTCCTGGCGATGGACCTGCCGCATTCCGACGGCTGCTTCGTGAAGGCCTATCCGGCGGAGACGAGCGAGGCGTTCTGCGACGGGCATGTCTCGGCCTTTGCGTTCTTCGGCGGCGTTCCGCTTTCCATTCTCTACGACAATACGAAGATCGCGGTCGCCCGCATTCTTGGCGACGGCACCCGCAAGCGCACGCGTATCTTCTCGGAACTGGTATCCCACTATCTGTTCGAGGACCGCTTCGGGCGGCCCGGCAAGGGCAACGACAAAGGCAAGGTCGAGGGACTGGTCGGCTATTGCCGCCGCAACTTCATGGTGCCGCTGCCGCGCTTTGCCAGCTTCGGCGACCTCAACACCTGGCTGGAAGACCAGTGCCGCCGGCGCCTGAACGACAGGCTGCGCGCTCATGACGAGACGATCGGAGAACGCCTCGAACGCGACCGCGCTCACTTCCAGCCTCTTCCGGCCGTGGCCTACGATGCCTGCGACAAGCGCGCTGCCCGGGTCAGTTCGCTGTCACTGGTTCGCTACCGCGGCAATGACTACTCCGTCCCGACCGCCTACGGCCATCGCGACGTTCTCGTGCGCGGATACGTCCATGAGGTGGTGATCGCGTGCGGCGCCGAGATCATCGCCCGCCATCACCGTTCCTGGGAGACGGAGGACTTCATCTTCGACCCGCTTCACTATCTGGCGCTGATCGAGAAGAAGACCAATGCGCTCGACCAGGCAGCTCCGCTGGCCGACTGGGATCTGCCAGAAGACTTCACCACGCTGCGCCGGCTCCTGGAGGCCCGGATCGGCAAAAAGGGCAAGCGCGAGTTCGTTCAGGTTCTGCGCCTGCTCGAGACCTTCACGCTGGACGACGTCCATGCCGGGGTCCGTAGCGCGCTGGAACGCGGCACGATCGGGTTCGACGCGGTCAAGCATCTCGTACTTTGCCGGATCGAGCGGCGGCCGCCGCGTCTCGACATGGCGGTCTATCCGTATTTGCCGCAAGCCCGGGTCGAGGTGACGTCAGCCCGGAGCTACATGAGCCTTCTGGCCGGAGCCGGATCATGA
- the istB gene encoding IS21-like element helper ATPase IstB, giving the protein MNETPQLLLSHHLKALKLPTFLREYDKLARQCAAEGDDHTRYLLRLAELELIDRERRMVERRIKAARFPTVKSIDSFDFNAIASLNKMLVMELARCDYVNRNENVIAVGNSGTGKTHVALALGLAACQKGVPVGFITASALVHELLEARDDKRLLRLQKQLARVRLLIIDELGYVPLSPTGAELLFEVFSQRYERGSTIVTSNLPFDEWTSVFGSERLTGALLDRLTHHVHILEMNGDSYRLAQSRKAAKPLRDPETD; this is encoded by the coding sequence ATGAACGAGACGCCGCAACTGCTGCTGTCCCATCATCTGAAGGCGCTTAAGCTGCCGACCTTCCTGCGCGAATATGACAAGCTGGCCCGGCAGTGCGCCGCCGAAGGAGACGACCATACGCGCTATCTCCTGCGGCTTGCCGAACTCGAACTGATCGACCGCGAACGGCGCATGGTGGAGCGGCGGATCAAGGCGGCCCGCTTCCCGACCGTCAAGAGCATCGACAGCTTCGACTTCAACGCCATCGCCTCGCTGAACAAGATGCTGGTGATGGAACTGGCGCGCTGCGACTACGTCAATCGCAACGAGAATGTCATCGCCGTCGGCAACAGCGGCACCGGCAAGACCCATGTCGCTCTCGCCCTTGGACTGGCTGCCTGCCAGAAGGGAGTGCCTGTCGGCTTCATCACCGCATCCGCCCTGGTGCACGAACTCCTCGAGGCGCGTGACGACAAACGACTGCTGCGGCTGCAGAAGCAACTGGCCAGGGTTCGGCTCCTGATCATCGATGAGCTTGGCTATGTGCCGCTGTCGCCGACAGGAGCCGAGCTGCTGTTCGAAGTCTTCTCGCAGCGATACGAACGCGGCTCGACCATCGTCACGTCGAACTTGCCCTTCGATGAATGGACCAGCGTCTTCGGTTCCGAGCGACTGACCGGCGCGCTCCTCGACCGGCTCACCCACCACGTCCATATCCTCGAAATGAACGGCGACAGTTATCGTCTCGCGCAATCCCGCAAGGCTGCCAAGCCGCTGCGTGATCCAGAAACAGACTGA
- a CDS encoding ParB N-terminal domain-containing protein, with protein MSIQSIQLADLRPPAHNPRRVIADDALDELAASIHSDGLLQNLVVAPSRGKTYKVISGERRFRAL; from the coding sequence ATGAGTATTCAATCCATACAACTGGCCGATCTCAGGCCGCCCGCGCACAATCCGCGCCGCGTCATCGCCGACGATGCGCTGGACGAGCTGGCGGCGAGCATCCACAGCGACGGGCTGCTGCAGAACCTCGTGGTCGCGCCGTCACGCGGCAAGACCTACAAGGTCATCAGCGGCGAACGGCGTTTCCGCGCACTGTAG
- a CDS encoding phospholipase D family protein — protein sequence MIRFEAVHCNGLELNWSDDGRQSYTPHHNEYQCELSSEVETEGARPMRLIMGGINGHYLRNITENCSRDTEEVLAAVAYATDASLLFDWCWQNKIPLKFYGRLDDCVAVSVPILASFLSKKSPNFVCRLVQHHHAKVIWWRGVGTYIGSANLTGSAWYKNVEAGCFFSEEEISDEMGSDLLDLFATLDAHSTPLTEELIREMTQRAKALAAAMPDPKSFWASPSFTKWSGLVQTAPKSASDRRRQAFLEEWHSTLQDLRNIGTKISLPENRPAWISESAPVGAQTDQFLHAHYYQRTFDGRKANYAAFYELNKGRREGALFEAIDWWRRLPTAPSNEDEMLNITAPLLRSSLTAERLGSMTHAEFQDICLGVHAIKDYARRVPNKAVSLADDSTPYTIPEKVAALSKRIWNDRSSGGARVSDLLQHVLYGGSNEQLPERLWQAVTDPKWKIDGLGISALGELVGWALPDRFPPRNGRTSKALRSLGYDVTIHVE from the coding sequence TTGATCCGGTTTGAAGCGGTTCATTGCAACGGATTGGAGCTAAATTGGAGCGACGATGGACGGCAGAGCTACACACCTCATCACAACGAGTATCAGTGTGAGCTGTCGTCCGAAGTCGAAACAGAAGGGGCCCGGCCCATGCGACTCATAATGGGCGGCATCAATGGCCACTACCTCCGAAATATCACCGAAAACTGTTCGCGCGATACCGAGGAGGTTCTGGCCGCCGTGGCATATGCTACGGACGCCTCTCTGCTCTTTGACTGGTGCTGGCAAAATAAGATTCCGCTCAAATTCTATGGCCGGCTGGATGATTGCGTCGCAGTTAGCGTACCGATCCTCGCAAGCTTCCTGAGCAAGAAATCTCCGAACTTCGTATGCCGTCTCGTCCAACATCACCATGCCAAGGTCATCTGGTGGCGCGGAGTGGGTACGTACATTGGCTCTGCCAATCTGACCGGCAGCGCGTGGTACAAGAATGTCGAAGCCGGATGCTTCTTTTCTGAGGAAGAGATCTCCGACGAAATGGGTAGCGATCTTCTTGATCTGTTTGCCACGCTTGACGCGCACTCAACCCCGCTGACAGAGGAATTAATTCGCGAGATGACCCAACGGGCGAAAGCCTTGGCTGCAGCGATGCCGGATCCCAAGAGCTTCTGGGCGAGTCCAAGCTTTACGAAATGGTCAGGCCTCGTACAAACCGCCCCGAAGAGTGCCAGCGATAGGAGACGCCAGGCCTTCCTCGAAGAGTGGCACTCAACACTTCAGGATCTTCGCAACATCGGGACGAAAATCAGCCTTCCTGAAAACCGGCCCGCATGGATCAGCGAGTCTGCTCCCGTCGGGGCTCAGACAGATCAGTTTCTCCACGCGCACTATTACCAGCGCACCTTCGACGGGCGAAAAGCCAATTACGCCGCGTTCTATGAGCTGAACAAGGGGCGTCGGGAGGGGGCTCTCTTTGAGGCGATAGATTGGTGGCGGAGGTTGCCAACGGCGCCATCGAACGAAGATGAGATGCTAAACATCACGGCCCCCCTTCTTCGTTCCTCGCTGACGGCGGAACGTCTTGGATCAATGACGCATGCAGAGTTCCAGGACATCTGCTTGGGCGTGCACGCGATCAAGGATTACGCGCGACGGGTTCCGAACAAGGCGGTGAGCCTCGCCGATGATAGCACCCCCTATACGATACCAGAGAAAGTCGCCGCGCTTTCAAAGCGCATCTGGAATGACCGTTCGTCTGGCGGTGCCCGTGTCAGCGACCTGCTCCAACACGTACTGTATGGGGGGTCAAACGAACAGCTACCTGAGCGTCTCTGGCAAGCAGTGACCGATCCGAAGTGGAAAATCGATGGCCTTGGGATAAGTGCCCTCGGGGAACTCGTGGGTTGGGCTTTACCTGATCGGTTTCCTCCGAGAAACGGACGCACATCGAAAGCGCTCCGCTCGCTGGGCTATGACGTCACCATACATGTCGAGTGA